One segment of Primulina tabacum isolate GXHZ01 chromosome 14, ASM2559414v2, whole genome shotgun sequence DNA contains the following:
- the LOC142523855 gene encoding uncharacterized protein LOC142523855, whose amino-acid sequence MHSNLELGKITPRQINEVSTSPIDQKLDSLTSLLENLVVGQVQQVKACGICMMVGHSTYMCPILQEDPPQQVNSIDGFPGQPQRRYDPYSNSFNPGWKDHPNFSYRNQGGQQEYPQQNYHKHPSPVQASNSGMSLDEIVKTLAEKTQKHQQETRASIQNLSTQVGQLATSIHKLEAQNLDNIPSQPVVNQRENLSAITLINCKELDVQEIGVQESAEQKEENEIKVEDKIINQDDALKGMFSPLFEYKPIPPFPLALHKKCESIKELNDTLCRGEINIPSLDSIKPVPRCAKTLKELCTTKKRHKLKGVKGKSDSGMFYIPCTIGDTRLEKAMLDLGAYINVMPDSFYNYLELGPLTETDIVIQLADRSTVYPGGVIEDVLVKLEILVFSADFYVLDMENDYLNSQILLKRPFLKTSKSVIDVNSGTLTMEFDGEIVKFNIYDTMKYPVSEITINTLDIANH is encoded by the exons ATGCACAGCAATTTGGAACTAGGCAAGATAACCCCACGACAAATTAATGAGGTAAGCACTAGTCCTATTGATCAAAAGTTAGATTCTTTGACATCTCTTTTGGAAAATTTGGTTGTAGGACAGGTACAACAGGTCAAAGCTTGTGGGATATGCATGATGGTTGGACATTCGACGTATATGTGCCCTATACTACAGGAAGATCCCCCACAACAAGTTAATTCAATCGACGGATTTCCTGGACAACCTCAACGCCGATACGATCCATATTCTAATAGCTTCAATCCAGGATGGAAAGATCACCCGAATTTCAGCTATAGGAATCAAGGAGGTCAACAGGAATATCCACAACAAAATTATCACAAACATCCGTCGCCTGTGCAAGCCTCTAACTCAGGTATGTCCCTAGATGAAATTGTGAAGACCTTAGCTGAGAAAACTCAAAAACATCAACAGGAAACGAGGGCTAGCATTCAGAATTTGAGCACTCAAGTGGGACAGTTGGCGACCTCAATTCACAAGTTGGAAGCACAAAATTTAGATAATATACCTTCTCAGCCAGTGGTGAATCAAAGAGAGAATCTGAGTGCAATTACTTTGATAAATTGTAAAGAATTGGATGTTCAAGAAATTGGGGTACAAGAATCAGCCGAGCAAAAGGAAGAGAATGAGATAAAAGTTGAggataaaataatcaatcaagATGATGCTCTGAAAGGTATGTTTTCTCCTCTATTTGAGTATAAACCTATTCCCCCATTCCCTCTTGCATTGCACAAGAAATGTGAAAGTATCAAGGAGTTGAATGACACTCTTTGTAGAGGTGAGATAAATATTCCTTCATTAGATTCTATTAAACCAGTACCTCGTTGTGCTAAAACTTTAAAAGAATTGTGTACTACAAAAAAGAGACATAAGTTGAAGGGTGTAAAAGGGAAAAG TGATTCAGGTATGTTTTATATCCCTTGTACTATTGGTGATACTAGACTTGAAAAGGCTATGTTGGATTTAGGTGCTTATATCAATGTCATGCCTGAttctttttataattatttggaacTTGGACCTCTGACTGAAACCGACATTGTGATCCAGTTGGCTGATAGGTCCACTGTTTATCCTGGAGGTGTAATTGAAGATGTTCTTGTGAAACTTGAAATTTTGGTTTTTTCTGCTGACTTTTATGTGCTTGACATggaaaatgattatttaaacAGTCAAATTTTGCTAAAAAGACCATTTTTGAAAACTTCAAAGTCTGTCATTGATGTTAACAGTGGTACTCTTACTATGGAATTTGATGGTGAGATTGTTAAGTTTAATATTTATGATACCATGAAATATCCTGTTAGTGAAATCACTATTAATACTCTTGATATCGCTAATCACTag